TAGCCGAGGCAAAAGAGTACGTGGCAAAGAAACTCGGGGTCGATGTCATGGACCTTGTAGACGAGCATATCATGCGCGAGCTGCGTGAAGAACTCGATATCGGTGTGATTACCTCAGTCCCTGGAGCCGCAAAAGGCATTGCTGCGAAAATGAATATCGAAAAGCTGCTCGATATAAAGATAAATTCCTGCAACGTCTTTAGAAAACAGATAAGGGAGTAAGAGGAAAATTTATCCGAAAAATCAGAGGAGATTATCAAGAAATTATGTTAGGTGCTATAAGATATATTTGATTATATAATCTGGAAAAAATTAAAGTTACAGGGATTTGATCCGGAAAAGTATGAGATTTTGCCAAAAGGCAGCGTGGTTTTTCTCTATAAATGCAAGGGAGGGAATGGCTATTTAAGGTTTTAGAAAAGCGAACAGATTTTCTCTGGTTCGGTAAAAGTGGACAAAAGCAAATTTAGGAAACTCGAGAATAAGGAGGGAGGAAATGGCAAAAACTAATGCAGTTGCAGGATTTAATGCACTTAATGGCGTAGAATTAAACCTTTTTACTAATGAAGAACTCAAAGCAATACACTATGCTACCATGGAAGTTCTGATGAACCCCGGTGTTCAGGTTTCTGATCCCGAAGCAAGGCAGATCTTCAAAGAAAATGGCTGCGAAGTCGACGAGGAAACCAAAGTTGTAAAAATCCCTGAATATATTGTAAGAAAAGCTCTTCAGCTTGCGCCTTCCAGATTTGTCCTCTGGGGTCGCGATAAAAAATACAATACTGTACAGGAATGCGGCGGTAAAGTGCACTGGACCTGCTTTGGTACAGGAGTAAAGATGTGCAAATACCAGGACGGCAAGTATGTAACAGTTGACTCCGTTGAGCAGGACATTGCAGACATCGCAAAACTCTGTGACTGGGCTGAAAATATTGACTACTTCTCACTGCCAGTTTCTGCAAGGGACGTTGCAGGTCAGGGTGCACAGGATGTCCACGAGACTTTCACACCGATTGTAAACACATCTAAACACTATCATCACATAGACCCAGTCGGCGAAAACGTCGAATATTACTGGGACATCGTAAAAGCATACTATGGCGGCGACGAAGAAGAAGCAAGGAAAAAACCAATTTTCTCAATGCTGCTCTGTCCAACAAGCCCGCTCGAGCTCAGTGTAAATGCCTGTCAGGTCATAATTAAGGGCGCTCGCCTCGGAATCCCAGTTAATGTCCTGAGTATGGCAATGTCAGGGGGGTCGTCTCCTGTTTATCTTGCAGGCACGCTTGTAACCCATAATGCCGAAGTGCTCTCAGGAATTGTGCTTGCCCAGTTGACTGCTCCTGGAAGCAAAGTATGGTATGGAAGTTCCACAACGACATTTGACCTGAAAAAAGGAACTGCTCCTGTCGGATCTCCTGAACTCGGCTTGATAAGCGCCGCAGTCGCAAAACTTGCCCAGTTCTATGGCCTACCATCCTTTGTGGCAGGTTCCTAGTCTGATGCGAAGATCCCGGACAGCCAGGCAGGACATGAAAAAACTATTACCACCTTACTTCCAGCCCTTGCAGGAGCAAACACTATCTACGGAGCTGGAATGCTCGAACTCGGAATGACATTCTCAATGGAGCAGCTGGTAATTGACAATGATATTATTAGTATGGTCAAGAAGGCTATGGAAGGGATCCCTGTCTCAGAGGAAACCCTGTCAGTGGAATCAATCCAGAAAGTAGGCATCGGAAACAATTTCCTTGCCCTCAAACAGACCAGACAGCTTATAGACTATCCTTCCAGCCCAATGCTCATCGATAGGCGTATGTACGGAGACTGGGCAGCATCTGGTTCAAAAGATCTTGCAGCAGTCGCACATGAAAAGGTCGTGGACGTTCTTAAGAACCACCAGGTAAAACCAATTGATGCAGACATCCTCAAAGATATGCAGGCTGTTGTGGACAGGGCTGATAAAGCCTTCAGAGGCATGTAAAAACAGGAGCAGGAGATCTAAAAATGGCAAGCAAAGAAGAGATTTTAGCAAAAGCAAAAGAAGCGATTACTGAGTTCGATGAGGAAATGGCGGCTGAAGTCGCAGAAGAAGCCCTTGCTGCAGGGATTGATCCTGTAGAACTTATTGAAGAAGGATATACTGCAGGCATGCAGGAAGTAGGAGAGAAGTTTGAACAGGGATCTCTTTTCCTGCCTCATGTGATTGCAGCCGCAGAGGCTATGAAAGCAGGAATAGATGTCATTACACCGGAAATGGAGAAGCGTAAATCCGAGACAAAGAACCTCGGAACTGTTGTTATAGGAACCATAGAAGGTGACATTCACTCCATTGGAAAGGACATCGTAGCCTCCATGCTCAACATCGCAGGTTTCAAAGTTGTGGATCTTGGAAGGGATGTTCCTATTAAAACCTTCGTCGAAAAAGCAAAGGAACTCAAACCCCAGGTTGTCGCATCCTCCGCTCTTATGACAACCACAATGGTCAACCAGATTCAGATTGAAGAACAGCTGAAGGAAGCAGGCATCCGCGATCAGGTTAAAACCATGGTCGGAGGCGCTCCTGTAACCCAGGACTGGGCAGACAAGATCGGCGCAGACATCTATGGTGAGAGCGCTAACGATGCAGTCGCTAAGGTAAAAGCAGCCCTGAAGGTCTAATAATCGGGAGGGCAGACAGTCCCGGGAATCCGTGGTAGATTATATAAACCCGGTTCCCGGCACACCTGCTCAATAGCTCTGACAAAAGAGGGGGTGAGCACGGATCGGAAATTTTTGAAATATAGAAAATAAAAGGAGACCGATCAAAGGAGATCAATTAAAAATATATGTGAGGAAAAACTAGTTTTACTCACTTATTTTTTTCAGCTTACACTCTGCTTTTAGTATTCAAAGCCAGATAGGTGCTCCTTAATACTATGTCTACTCTCATAATACTATGCCTACTATTTTCTAGTCCTGAGCAGCCACTTAAAAACTTTTAATATCCCTGATTAAATTACCTGTATTCTAGCTCTTTTTCATATTATTCTAGCTCTTTTCCATATCTATCTGTACCATATTTATCCATTTTTGAAGAGTGAGAAGCAGCCAAAACCCTCCATTTTCCGCAAGAGAAATTTCTTTGTCTTAAAATTTCAGAAAAAATCAATAAGAATCAATTTATAGAATCATAACTATATTAAAAAAACAGGGTTGTAATCGGTAAAAAGATGCATAAACATGCTTGAATAGGTTTTTTAAAGGAGCTTTCGAGCGATATGCATTGGCGCAGATGTCATACTGAGGAAAATTGGGAACGTTGAGAAAAATTTGCTGAACGGAATTATCAGATATAACTTTTTAAAGAAGGGATTTGGGGCGAAAATTTGAAAGCGATAAAGATTTATGAGTTTGGGGGACCAGATGTTCTCAGATATGAAGATATCCCGAAGCCTAAGCCAGGACCTGGGGAAATCTTGATTCGAATTATTGCAGCCGGAGTTAACCCTATAGATTGGAAAATTCGCAGCGGATATATAAGCGGGTTGCCTCTGCCGATGATTATGGGGCTTGATGTCGCAGGTATCGTGGAAGCTGTAGGGCAGGGAGAAACTTCCTTCCAGCCTGGAGATGAAATTTTTGCTAAAGTTTCTATAGGGCAGGGAGGCTACGCCGAGTATACCGTTACCAGTTCTACGCAGGCGGCGAAAAAGCCCAGAAGTATCGGGTTTGTTGAAAGTGCTGCCATTCCTACTGCCGGCCTTGCTGCCTGGCAGTCACTTTTTGATATTGCAGGCCTGGAGAGTGGACAGAGCGTACTCATTCACGGCGCTGCGGGTGGGGTAGGGACTTTTGCAGTCCAGTTCGCCAAATGGAAGGGAGCACATGTTATCGGCACAGCATCGAGTAAAAATGCAGAGTTCCTGAGGAGTATAGGCTCTGACGAAGTGATCGACTACAGGAACCAGCGGTTTGAGGAGATCGTCAATAATCTGGACGTAGTGCTGGATACCATAGGTGGAGATACATTCGAAAAGTCGTGGAAAGTACTGAAACCCGGCGGATTCCTGGTATCGACCGTAGCCAGCATTCCCGAAGGTATGCCGCAAAAGTATGGGGTACGTGCAAAAACTCTCATGACTCAGGCTGATGGAAGAGAACTTGCTCAGATAGCAGCCATAATAGATGAACAAAAAATCAAGCCAATCGTAACGACTGTGCTTCCTCTAGCTGATGCTAAAAAAGCGCATGAAATGAGTGAAAGCCGTCATACTCGCGGCAAGATTGTACTGCGCGTTGCAGAGGATCCAAGATAAAACCTAAAAGTGCCAGTAATGTAATACTCGGATTGCATGAAGGGAGAGAGAAGGGTGTCAGAAAAGGAAAAAAAGTCCAGGAGCCTCATCCCGCTTTATATATTGATAATATTATTTTATATAGTTGCTTCGCTTCAAGGAGACGAAGATAATGTCCTCTCAAAATCTGTGTCTAAGGAGTCCGATTTTGAAGTTAACCTTACTCAAGGTGTGAATTACACCCTCTGGCTTGAGAGCCCTGATGGTCCCGAGAAAATGAATGTGACAATAAGCAATGGTTCCTATGTTGCTTTTGAAAACACATTTGTTATGACACCTTCAGGAAAAGATTACCTTCCTTACCATCCGAAATTTACTGTTAAAGAAAACGGGATTTATCACGTGCATGTCAAACCACTGGATTCTGGAATTGTCAATTTGGAAATCAAGAAAACCAGATAAATGGAAGAATGCACCTTGATCGATATTGATTTGATGTTCATTTAACGAGAAGCTTTCTCATTATAAAATTGATTAAAGTTAGACCTTTACGCTCAACGCTTTGCTGCTTAACTGTTTTGTAACCGCGCTTCTCAAAAAAGGGTTTTGCAGTAATTGATGCCTCGGTGGTAATAATAGTAATATCGTGCTTCTGTGCATATTTTTCTAATTCATCCACGATTATGGTTGCTATTCCCTGACCCTGGAAGTCTTTATGGACATAAAGCTGGTCAAGATATCCGGTTTTATCCAGATTTCCAAAACCCACAATTGAGCCTTTGATTTCAATTACAACTGTATAGGTGCTGGAAAGGGACTTATCCCACATATCTATATTGTTCTCTTCCGGTGCCCAGGCATCAAGTTGTGCTGAACTGTAGTCCTTCGAATTAATTGTGTGGACTGTATCGTAAAACAGCTCAACTATTTCTTTGCAATCCTGTGATCGATATAGCCTGACTATTTTCTGCATTTCAGTGGATCCTTGGACCATTCATATAATATACATGGGAATTATGAATACAAAACTGAGAATTGTGAGTTAAAGAAAACAATAACGGCTCAAATCGAATAATTATCAGCCGTGGGGGTTTTTATAAAACCTGTTTCAATAAGCTTAATATATCCATTAATTCTTCTTTATTAAAATATAATTATTTTTATTACTCCTGCAAACACTGCTCGATATAAAACGAGATTGAATTTAGTTTTGTGAAAAAAATCGTTGGTTGCTTTACACTACTAGTGAAAAAAGGTTTACTAAACTTAAATAAACTTAATAGCCCCGGAGCATAATCTGATAAAACTGGAGGATTATTGGAGAATTATTGGAGGATTATTATGGATAAAACCGATAATATCAGAATGAAACATGTTGAAGCAAATCTTGAACATCTTAACCCCATTCCAGACAAAGTTTCCGATACAAGTGTGGGTTTTCCAGAAGAAGTCAGAGACTACAGGTATCGCTCAACAAATTTTAGAAATGTCTGGAAATATCTGGAACTATTGTTTTCCATGCTGGTAGATTCCTTTAAAGGAAGATACCCGCTCCCAAGGAAAACCGCATTCGTGCTAACACTCGCTTTTCTATATCTCATAACTCCGATTGACATCGCTCCGGATATTCTTCCTGCAATCGGTTTTGTGGACGATGTCGCTATGTTTGCTTTTGCAACAGGCCTTATAAAAAGTGACCTGGAAGATTATAGAGTCTGGAAAATGAGTCACTGGCAGTGATTGTTTATCTGTGATTTCAATTAGCCTGACCGTTCCTGCTCTATCAGAATCGCCTTTGAGAAGAAAAGTAAGTATTAGATCAAACTTTTTTCCTTAACTCCTCATACTTACACAGAAGAGAGGTGCTATGTTTGAAAAATTTTAAATTAGTTAAAAAAAGAATTTAAATATATATTTCAGACTGAACATCATCTGAAAAGAGGAATAGATGCCGGCAGAACAGAAAAAATTTATGAATTTTATACAAATTTGCATAACTATTACTATATTTTATGTAATCTTCTCACTTCTGGAAGGCGGAGAATATATTTTATCAGAATCTGTATCGCAGGAATCTGAGTTTCAGGTCTACCTCACCGAGGATGTAAACTATAAACTGTGGGTCGTGGATCTTAACGGTCCCGAAAGTACTAGTATAAGAATAAGCAAAGGTTCCTATGCTGCATTTGAAGATACATTTATGTTAATGCATCCTGAGGGAGACTATCTTCCTTATCATCCAAAATTTTCCGTAGAGGAAAGCGGAACTTATCGGGTTTATATTAAACCAATGGATTCAGGAACTGTTAGACTTGTAATCACGAAATCCAGATTTCCAAAGTTTCTGTAATATAAGGTGTAGTAAAAAGGTAATATAGCTTATTACTATGTTTCCACACAGCTCTCCTTAAATCCTCTGATTGAGCCACTCCTTTGAAACATCGGTTTTGAAAGCAAGTAGCAAAAAATATCCGTACTTCATTAGAACTACTAAAGGGGAGTATTAGAGACACTTACATCAGCACAAATCGTAAAAAGCACCGAAGAAATCATCTAAATTTTAAAAAATAAAATTTTTTGATTTTACTCCCAAAACTTCTTCGTTTTCACATAATTCCTTTCCGCAACCAAAATATCCCTGTAAAACGCTTCTTCGTCCACCCTCATCTTCTCAATAACCCTTGACGCTGTTTCAGGTCCTATTCCCCGGCTGGCAAGTGCAATAACTGCTTTTTTCCCCTGGGAACGGACTATGCTAGCGTTTCGGTAGACGCGCTGAATTCGTTTCTTTTCTTCGGGGGTGACTTTGACATTTTTTGCCTGTTTTTTGACGAGCTTTATTTCCTCTTCTTCCCAGGGCTTGAGGGCTGCAATCATCTGTGAGTTGCAGACCGGGCAGAGGATTTCTTCGGGAACGTTTTTTACCTGGCGGCGGGAGGTCCATTTCTTGCAGTTCGTGCAGAATAAAATGATCCGGTCGTTCATAATGCGTTCCTTAAGGGCGAGGACAATTGAGCGGTCGGCTTTCTCCGGGGCTACAAGGTCTTTTTTCATGGCGAAACCGGCTGAACCGATCGGGGTAGGGCGAGAAACTTCGACTGAGATCTCGCCAGAAGCGAGCTTTGTAAGGACTTCTTTTGCCCGCGGGACGTCAAGGAGGTCGTGAAAAATTTCCCTGATAACCTCATCGTACATTGAAGAGCCCTGATAGATTTCAAGGAGTTTTTTCATGCTGATCCGGTCGTAGTCGATGTCCCGCGAAAGAGCTCCGAATTTCCGGGCGACGTGGACCATTTTCCATTTCATCAGGGTTGTGTTTTTCAGGGTCATTTCTATGATCGGCTCGACGTGTTCAGGGCGGAGGGAAAGCAGCATATCCCGGATCTGGACCGAACCAATCCGCCGCGGAAGAGTTAACCTTATCCTGTAGGGGTCGACTTCCTGAGCGACACTGCTGCCGAAGCGGGCTGAAAGAAGTGAAGTCAAAACTCGGGCAAGAGTGCCGTTTGTGTTATGACCAAAACAGGCGTTCAGGGTTACAGCATCGCCTTCGTCTTCGATCACGATTGTATCTGCATCGGGAAGGGGAAAGCCTCCCTCTATATGTTGGCGCACAAGGCGGATCACACCAAGCACGGCATTCTTTGCCACGGGGTATTTTGCCTGAAGCTGTACGGCAATAGTTTCATCATCAAGACCATCACGAATAAAGGCTGCAATTTCTGCCCTGAGCTTTCCTACGTCCTGGGCTACTTCAAAAGGCACAGGAATTTCTTCGCCAGACCAGCTCGGAACCTCACCCATACCTTCTACAGGCTCTACTTTGATTCTGTCTTTTCCCTGTTCCTGTCCAGGCATTTCAACGACCCGCCACATGCAGCCTTTTGTTATGAAAACAGCGCCAGGCTCTGCAAAGTTCACGACAAAAGCCTCATCCAGCACGCCAACCGATTTTCCACTCACAATGTCGTAAATCTCGTACTTCTTTTCGTCCG
The Methanosarcina thermophila TM-1 genome window above contains:
- a CDS encoding NADP-dependent oxidoreductase, which gives rise to MKAIKIYEFGGPDVLRYEDIPKPKPGPGEILIRIIAAGVNPIDWKIRSGYISGLPLPMIMGLDVAGIVEAVGQGETSFQPGDEIFAKVSIGQGGYAEYTVTSSTQAAKKPRSIGFVESAAIPTAGLAAWQSLFDIAGLESGQSVLIHGAAGGVGTFAVQFAKWKGAHVIGTASSKNAEFLRSIGSDEVIDYRNQRFEEIVNNLDVVLDTIGGDTFEKSWKVLKPGGFLVSTVASIPEGMPQKYGVRAKTLMTQADGRELAQIAAIIDEQKIKPIVTTVLPLADAKKAHEMSESRHTRGKIVLRVAEDPR
- a CDS encoding GNAT family N-acetyltransferase; the encoded protein is MQKIVRLYRSQDCKEIVELFYDTVHTINSKDYSSAQLDAWAPEENNIDMWDKSLSSTYTVVIEIKGSIVGFGNLDKTGYLDQLYVHKDFQGQGIATIIVDELEKYAQKHDITIITTEASITAKPFFEKRGYKTVKQQSVERKGLTLINFIMRKLLVK
- a CDS encoding cobalamin B12-binding domain-containing protein — protein: MASKEEILAKAKEAITEFDEEMAAEVAEEALAAGIDPVELIEEGYTAGMQEVGEKFEQGSLFLPHVIAAAEAMKAGIDVITPEMEKRKSETKNLGTVVIGTIEGDIHSIGKDIVASMLNIAGFKVVDLGRDVPIKTFVEKAKELKPQVVASSALMTTTMVNQIQIEEQLKEAGIRDQVKTMVGGAPVTQDWADKIGADIYGESANDAVAKVKAALKV
- a CDS encoding TolB-like translocation protein, whose translation is MNFIQICITITIFYVIFSLLEGGEYILSESVSQESEFQVYLTEDVNYKLWVVDLNGPESTSIRISKGSYAAFEDTFMLMHPEGDYLPYHPKFSVEESGTYRVYIKPMDSGTVRLVITKSRFPKFL
- a CDS encoding YkvA family protein; protein product: MDKTDNIRMKHVEANLEHLNPIPDKVSDTSVGFPEEVRDYRYRSTNFRNVWKYLELLFSMLVDSFKGRYPLPRKTAFVLTLAFLYLITPIDIAPDILPAIGFVDDVAMFAFATGLIKSDLEDYRVWKMSHWQ